The Deltaproteobacteria bacterium genomic interval TGCCTCATCATCGACGACGACGAATCGCCGCGCACGCTCATGGCGCGGATCGTAACCGATGCCGGCCACCGCGCGATCGCCGTGGCGTCCGGCGATGCGGCGATGGCGGCGCTGCGCGATCACGGGTTCGACGTGGCGCTCGTGGACATGGAGATGCCGGGGATGGACGGCGCCGACACGATCGCGCGCCTGCGGCGGCTCGCGCCCGGCCTCCGGGTGCTCGTCGTGTCCGGCTACGAGGACCGCCGGCACGTGATGTCTGCATTCGAAGCCGGCGCCGACGGCTACCTGCTCAAGGACGAGCTCCATGAATCCCTGCGAAAGAGCCTCGATGCGGTGCGCGCCGGGCACGCCCCCCTGAGCCCGCGCGTGGCCGCGGTCGTCCTCAAGCAGGTACGCCGTCGGGCCGGCTCCGAGCCTCCGCCGACGCACGAACGCGTGCGGGAAGCGCTGGGGCTGGGGCGCCCGATCGCGCGCCTTCGCAAGAACCCGCGGCTCGGCGCCGGGACGGGGTCGCACGGGTCGATCGACGCCGGGGACGCCGGCGGCGACGGCGACGGCGGCGACGGACCCGCGCGCTGACGAGCCGGCGCGCCGGCTCGAGTTCCGCTACAGTGTCGCCATGTCACGGGTCGTCCATTGCGCCAAGCTCCAGCGCGAGCTTCCTGCGATGCCCTACAAGCCGTTCAACAACGAACTCGGCGAGCGCATCTTCAACGAGATCTCGCACGAGGCGTGGAAGATGTGGCTCGAGCACTCGAAGATGATCGTCAACGAGTTTCGGCTCGACCTGACCTCGCCGGAGGCGCACC includes:
- a CDS encoding response regulator; translated protein: MRCLIIDDDESPRTLMARIVTDAGHRAIAVASGDAAMAALRDHGFDVALVDMEMPGMDGADTIARLRRLAPGLRVLVVSGYEDRRHVMSAFEAGADGYLLKDELHESLRKSLDAVRAGHAPLSPRVAAVVLKQVRRRAGSEPPPTHERVREALGLGRPIARLRKNPRLGAGTGSHGSIDAGDAGGDGDGGDGPAR
- a CDS encoding oxidative damage protection protein — protein: MSRVVHCAKLQRELPAMPYKPFNNELGERIFNEISHEAWKMWLEHSKMIVNEFRLDLTSPEAHRILMEQCEQFFFGEGAALPPDYVPPPAK